The proteins below come from a single Conger conger chromosome 10, fConCon1.1, whole genome shotgun sequence genomic window:
- the LOC133139257 gene encoding transcription factor HES-5-like translates to MAPTVTAATSYSNEHLSLTHKLRKPVVEKMRRDRINSSIEQLKSLLGPEFHSQDSSSKQEKADILDMTVCFLRRQHQSANSTSCSSAVSEGYSRCAQEIVSFLSRYEVKTPSQRRLLSHFQKPQPSSDKSKIEFALPQLSSPAHNSSSKEETAASSALWRPW, encoded by the exons ATGGCACCTACAGTCACTGCAGCAACCAGCTACTCCAATGAGCACCTGAGTCTGACTCACAAG CTGAGAAAGCCAGTGGTGGAAAAGATGCGCAGAGACCGAATCAACAGCAGCATCGAGCAGCTCAAGTCTCTCCTGGGCCCAGAGTTCCACAGCCAGGACTCCAGCTCCAAGCAGGAGAAAGCTGACATCCTGGATATGACAGTTTGCTTCCTGAGACGGCAGCACCAGTCAGCTAACAGCACATCCTGCTCTTCAGCTGTCAGTGAGGGCTACTCCAGGTGTGCGCAAGAGATCGTCAGCTTCCTGTCCCGCTATGAAGTAAAGACACCGTCCCAGAGAAGACTGCTGAGCCATTTCCAAAAGCCGCAGCCTTCCTCTGACAAGAGCAAGATTGAGTTTGCACTGCCTCAGCTGAGCTCTCCAGcccacaacagcagcagcaaagaGGAGACTGCAGCCAGCAGCGCCCTCTGGAGGCCCTGGTAG